Proteins encoded together in one Miscanthus floridulus cultivar M001 chromosome 16, ASM1932011v1, whole genome shotgun sequence window:
- the LOC136510696 gene encoding uncharacterized protein, with the protein MAALIHFISCLGKKGLPFFMLLKAQEKFVWSEDADNALTELKWFLTTSPIKTVPQKDETLLIYITTTNRVVSTTIIVEREEADHTYKVPHPIYFISEVLNESKTCYPQVKKLLYAILITSQKLHHYFDAYHMVLVIEYLLGDILYNKEASSHIIKWVVELGTYTIDFRPRHTIKSQALISFIAEWTDMQTPVLMDHPEH; encoded by the coding sequence ATGGCGGCTTTAATTCATTTCATATCCTGCCTGGGCaaaaagggactccccttcttcaTGCTACTTAAAGCTCAAGAGAAATTTGTTTGGTCGGAGGACGCTGACAACGCATTAACCGAGCTCAAGTGGTTCCTCACCACATCTCCGATCAAGACCGTCCCCCAAAAGGATGAGACCCTGCTAATCTACATCACGACGACCAACCGAGTAGTCAGCACCACCATCATCGTTGAGCGAGAAGAGGCCGACCACACATACAAAGTCCCACACcctatctacttcatcagcgaggtcttaAACGAGTCTAAGACTTGCTACCCGCAAGTCAAAAAGCTACTGTACGCCATCCTTATCACATCTCAGAAGCTCCACCACTACTTTGATGCCTACCACATGGTGTTAGTCATAGAGTACCTGCTCGGCGACATTCTCTACAACAAGGAAGCCAGTAGCCACATTATCAAATGGGTGGTCGAGCTTGGCACCTATACCATCGATTTTAGGCCCCGCCACACCATCAAATCGCAAGCACTCATCAGTTTCATTGCCGAGTGGACGGATATGCAGACTCCTGTCCTGATGGACCACCCCGagcactag